Within Acanthochromis polyacanthus isolate Apoly-LR-REF ecotype Palm Island chromosome 3, KAUST_Apoly_ChrSc, whole genome shotgun sequence, the genomic segment GTTGAACTCGGTAGGGATGGGTTCAGGACTGTCCCATTGTCTTTCAGAGTGACAGTAGCACTCATTCAGGTCGTTGGCCATGCACAGGTCATTAATGGAGTGGTTGGCTTTTGGTTTGTAGTTGGTGATCTGTCTGAGCATTTTTCAGACAGAGGCAGAGTCATTGGCTGAGGAAAAGGTGTTGAAGTGTCTTTAATTGCAGTTCTTTCACCACCTTGCTAGACCTGTACTTTAGTTCCCTtaacctgtctctgtctccacTCCTAAGCGCCTCCTCCTTCTCCAACCTTaactgtctgaatttagcagtgaACCAGGGTTTGTCATTGTTGTAGCTCACCCTGGTGTGTGATGGCATATAGCAGTCCTCAAGCCAAACACACCTGTACATCCTTCACAGCCTCACTGGTCCACTGCTTTGATGTTCTCACAAGAGGTTTAGAGAGTTGTaatctctgtctgtgtgtgcgaaTCAGATCATTTCAGATTGTATTGAAGTCCTATATTGTTTGACTCATGGGATACTGACTGCATGTACAAGACTGCAATTGGCTTTTCGTTTTAGGTATTTGTCCTTTTCTTCTGCTATCTGCATGCtactgtttttaaaattctcTTCACTATGGAAAACAACAACCTCCAGGCTAACAACCTACTTGACTGAAATTTTCAAGTTGTGCTGAGAATTTAGATATTGGAGTCAGGAAGCCCTGTGCTCGCCCCCTTTTGTGTAAATTAATCAGTTTTGAGGGAACATTCAAGCTGCATTCCTTGCTTAGCTCTGCCCAAGACCATTTTagttggtttaaagaaatactaaCAAGCCAGTTTTCTTCTATAGTCAATAATAGTAAGGTGCAGCCTGACCATTAAGTATAACAGAAAGGACTAGCGAAGCCAGTATATGCCCTACATTATTACTGGATCACTTAACCAATAAATGATAGATTGTCATACAAATCATTTTTGATTAATGTTTTAAACATCCTTTCTGTTCATCCTATGCTACagttagtttttaaatgattgtatttgcatgtttaaCAGCCACCCTTTTACTAACTGCTTCCTCCAAACTATTGGGCACTTCTTTTTCATGTGGCTTAAAACCAAAATGTGCTCAGAGTGGTGACTTGGTATTTGGTTTTGCAACTAGACTGAGTAGGTGCCATTACACATAGCAGGAGAAAGGGATGCAAACGCTGGAAAGCAATTTGGAAATAGTGATTAATAGGGGTGCAACGGATCAAAAAACTCACGGTTCGGATCGTTTCGCGGTTTTGAGTCATGGATCAGATCAATTTTCGgatcagcaaaagaaaaaaaagactatcTTTGCACTGAAGTGGGTGCGCGATGGGATCTTCTAACGTGGTTCAAGCACGTTCAGAATGTTTAAACCCCGTGTTTTGCAAGAAGAAATATGGCCTCAGGTCTGCAGCTATAAACACCCCAATAGCTTTTGTAATTGCTTTATCCCAGTCAGATTCTGCAGCAAGGGGCCGTTTAAATGCCACAGTGATAAGCGGTTGTTGAGCAGCCTTCATCTTGGCTCCTGTCACTGACACATCCGGGTGATGTCGCTTCGTATGTGTGGTCATGCTCGATGTATTTCCACTCTCATATGGCTTTCTCGTGCCACAGTGCCTACACACAGTTATAGTTTTGTCCACCATCTTTCTTTCATCCTCACTGTATTTTACAGGGAACCCAAAAAGCTCTCATACGGGCGACTTAAATGACGCAGAAGGTTTTTCAAGTTCCTCTGCTCCTTCGCTAGCCATTACTACCGCTGCACTCAACTAGTGTGGATTAAACATGCACTCTCCATGTGACTACATACAACTTTTTTTCATCAACCAATCCGCAGACCACGAGCATTCTGAATCGTGGAGAGTGATCCATATGGATCAACGatgatccgttgcaccactagtgattaaaatatgacattgCTGTTAGTTTCATCCAGCTGTTTGATTCCAGTGTTTTTGCAAGTTGATTGTGGtcagttaaaataactgtcaagCAATTATGTAGTCACTGTGACAGACCTAATTGTGCCATTAGCACTGCACCTGCCAACATTTGTATATGTTGTAGGGTTAGGGTAATTTGAATAACCTTGTTCAAGTAATTTAACACAGCCATTGTCTGAATATTTAAcctgtgtttaatttttttatataaagtaggagtttaatatttattttttgttttttctgtaccGAAAACGTACTGAAGCATGACTTCAAAACCGAAGTACATATCTAATGATGTTTTTCTGTACTGTCGCCTCTACTTTAAAATGCATACATTTTTGTAATCATAAAAATGTTATTACTTGACTTCCGCTGAGCGCATCCAAGATGGCGGTATAATACCGGAGACTCTCCTGGCTAGCTCGAAAATAAAGCCCCTTATAAATATCAAAGCAGTGTTCTTGAgagaaaaaataactaaaatggaCGGGGCAAAAAGCAGGAAGACAGCGGGCAGACACAAAGACCATGACGAGAGAAGGGAAACAGGGATGTCAGGTGTCGGTAGTGAAGCTAGCGGGGACGCTAGCGGCGGAGAGCTAAAGCTACATATCACCGAGACTATCCAGAGCCTGACCAGAGACCTTCAGAACGAGATGAAAAGCCTGAAAGCGGATCTTAAGCGGGAACTGGCGGACTTCAAAGACGAATTTGGGAATGACTTCAAAAAGGAGTTTAACAACTTCAGGTCGGAGGTAAATCAAAAACTCCAAACTGTGGCCGAAGACGTCCGAGACCACGGGGCTAGGATGATCGAGGTGGAAAAACGCATAGAAGAAGTGGAATCGGCTAATACGGAGTTGAAAAATGCACTGCTCCACACTCTTAAACACCAGAAACTACTCCGAGCTCAGCTAACAGATTTAGAAGGCAGGTCACGCCATAACAATGTGCGAATTTACGGCATTAAGGAAGGGGCAGAGGGAACTTCAATGATACATTTTATTGACAGTTTTCTGAAAAAGGAACTGGGGCTTGAAAATAACACCGACCTGCAAATCCAACGAGCCCACCGGTCACTCGGCCCCAAACCCCAAAACGAGGAAGTATCGAGATCCATACTGGTTAATTTCCAGAGGTACGATGTGAAGGACAGGATACTTAAGACAGCCTGGTCAAAGAAAATCACCTTTGAAGGGAGAGCAGTCACGGTCGCTCACGACCTTCCCACTGAAGTAAATAACAAACTCCGAGAATATAAAGACATAAAGAAAGTcctcaaagaaaaacaaatccgCTTTCAGACCCCATACCCGGCTAAGATGAGGATCCACTGGGAGTCCGGACCCCGCACTTACAACAACGCAGCGGAGGTACGCGAGGACATGAACAAGAGAGGATTCCAGGTGGAACCGCGGCAAACACCGGAGATCAGCTGGGAGCAGCGCTTGGCCAGAAGCGTCCACTGGAACAGAGTGGACGGCGGCTGCTCTACACGGGCCCGGGAGAAGCTTGAGGCTTTCCGCCGTCAACCAGACTGACCAGATGACAAATGACCCCGTTTCAACTGGATACCCCGCCCTCTCCCAATTTTCATTTCTCTGCATCGAAGTCCCGCTTGTTCACATAGAGAATATATGATGCAAGCCGGGAAGAGACTGATTGATTGCTGCTTAGAGACAGAAGGACTTTGTGTGAAGCAAAGAGGGGGCCCTTCTTAAAATAGGACCTTTCCCCATAGATGTCAGGGCAGTGTAAGTCCCTGAGGCTGGAGGTCAGTGTTTggttattgtttattgttattgttattgttattgttgtcacAGTACAAATGTTTAAGTTGCCAGGTGTAATTTGAAAAATACATATGGGTTACAATAATTTCAAAGTTACTTCTTGGAACGTGAATGGTTTAAACAGCCCAATTAAGAGAAGCAGAGTGTTGTCTAAACTGAGAAAGGATAAGAGTCAAATTATATTCTTACAGGAGACACATCTATCTCAATCTGAACATGATAAATTGAAGAATTTCGGTTATAAAAATACCTATTGCAGTACTTATAAAGCGGGCCGCAGGAGAGGGGTGTCAATACTGTTACATAATTCAGtaaattttgaattatttaaaatgataaaagattCTGAGGG encodes:
- the LOC127533172 gene encoding uncharacterized protein LOC127533172, which gives rise to MDGAKSRKTAGRHKDHDERRETGMSGVGSEASGDASGGELKLHITETIQSLTRDLQNEMKSLKADLKRELADFKDEFGNDFKKEFNNFRSEVNQKLQTVAEDVRDHGARMIEVEKRIEEVESANTELKNALLHTLKHQKLLRAQLTDLEGRSRHNNVRIYGIKEGAEGTSMIHFIDSFLKKELGLENNTDLQIQRAHRSLGPKPQNEEVSRSILVNFQRYDVKDRILKTAWSKKITFEGRAVTVAHDLPTEVNNKLREYKDIKKVLKEKQIRFQTPYPAKMRIHWESGPRTYNNAAEVREDMNKRGFQVEPRQTPEISWEQRLARSVHWNRVDGGCSTRAREKLEAFRRQPD